A region of Salinibacter sp. 10B DNA encodes the following proteins:
- a CDS encoding cation-translocating P-type ATPase, translating into MSSFLGVFSFVHWLSHPRRRREGLTVVSGMLIGGALVAEYGAGWMSLRSGLMVGAALTAGGNIAWRAVQSLWNRHVSIELLVTVAAAGAVVIGAYWEAAAVTFLFLLGATLEARTMRRTRRALKDLIDQAPSTALVVREGQQRSVPAREVHPGETVIVRPGATVPVDGTVLQGASAVDESPITGESMPAEKGEGDEVYAGSINQADLLRIRADSTGRDTTLAGIIQRVEEAQEAQAPTQRIIDRFAQWYTPAIIALSGGVGLLVGDTHLALTLLVIGCPGALVIATPVSVVSGLGRAARDGILIKGGVHLERAGRISALALDKTGTLTEGRPRVTDVIPVPEERDGAPEDQEGWSHRQQSILEWAARAEAGSDHPLALAIRAAVPGANGWDAPAQFESATGRGVRAVVAGQPVVVGRAEWMETQGIAVGEVTRDHLQDCREAGDTAVLVAVEGQVTGIVRFADTLRTTATTAVRRLKATGLDPIVILTGDHRRTAEALATEVGIEDVRAEQMPDDKLAVVEQLQQDGTVVAMAGDGINDAPALASADVGIAMGVAGTDVALETADIALMSDDLLKIPEAISLSRRTLTAIRQNVVIALATVAGLLGAVFYGAVGMAGGMLIHEASVLVVTVNGMRLLAPTDRPTG; encoded by the coding sequence ATGTCCTCTTTCCTTGGGGTTTTCTCATTCGTGCACTGGTTGAGTCATCCCCGTCGACGCCGGGAGGGACTCACCGTGGTCAGCGGGATGTTGATTGGGGGAGCCCTTGTGGCAGAGTACGGAGCCGGGTGGATGTCTCTTCGGTCGGGGCTTATGGTGGGGGCAGCACTTACGGCTGGGGGGAATATTGCCTGGCGGGCGGTCCAGAGCCTGTGGAATCGGCACGTGAGCATTGAGCTGCTCGTCACCGTGGCGGCGGCGGGGGCGGTCGTGATTGGGGCGTACTGGGAGGCGGCCGCAGTCACGTTTCTTTTTTTGCTGGGCGCGACCCTGGAGGCCCGCACGATGCGTCGCACTCGCCGGGCCCTCAAGGACCTCATTGACCAGGCGCCGTCCACGGCCCTCGTGGTGCGGGAGGGACAGCAGCGTTCTGTTCCGGCCCGTGAGGTGCATCCCGGTGAGACAGTGATCGTAAGGCCGGGGGCCACTGTTCCGGTTGATGGAACCGTGCTGCAGGGAGCCTCGGCGGTTGATGAAAGCCCGATTACGGGAGAGTCGATGCCTGCTGAAAAAGGAGAGGGCGATGAGGTATACGCAGGAAGCATCAATCAGGCAGACCTGTTGCGGATTCGGGCGGACAGTACAGGTCGCGACACGACACTGGCGGGCATTATCCAGCGAGTGGAAGAGGCGCAGGAGGCCCAGGCCCCTACACAACGCATCATCGACCGGTTTGCACAATGGTACACCCCTGCGATCATCGCGCTGAGCGGCGGTGTTGGGCTTTTGGTGGGGGATACTCATCTGGCACTCACCCTGCTTGTGATTGGGTGTCCTGGAGCACTCGTCATCGCGACGCCGGTGTCAGTCGTGTCTGGCCTCGGTCGAGCGGCGCGCGACGGCATTCTGATCAAGGGAGGCGTGCACCTCGAACGGGCAGGGAGGATTTCGGCGCTGGCGCTGGACAAGACGGGGACGCTCACGGAAGGACGTCCCCGCGTCACGGACGTAATTCCGGTGCCGGAGGAGAGAGACGGGGCTCCTGAGGATCAGGAGGGATGGTCCCACCGGCAGCAATCGATATTGGAGTGGGCGGCACGGGCCGAGGCCGGATCCGATCATCCTCTGGCGTTGGCCATTCGGGCGGCGGTGCCGGGAGCGAACGGGTGGGACGCCCCGGCCCAGTTTGAGAGTGCAACGGGACGAGGCGTGCGGGCCGTCGTCGCGGGACAGCCCGTGGTGGTGGGGCGGGCCGAGTGGATGGAGACACAGGGAATCGCGGTGGGAGAGGTCACTCGAGATCATCTTCAAGACTGCAGAGAGGCCGGAGATACGGCGGTCCTGGTTGCCGTGGAGGGACAGGTAACGGGCATCGTACGCTTTGCCGATACCCTCCGGACAACCGCTACGACCGCCGTCCGACGACTCAAAGCCACCGGACTCGATCCCATCGTCATACTCACGGGGGACCATCGCCGCACTGCCGAGGCGCTCGCGACAGAAGTGGGGATCGAGGACGTGCGAGCCGAGCAGATGCCCGACGACAAGCTTGCCGTTGTTGAACAGTTGCAGCAGGACGGGACGGTCGTCGCTATGGCGGGGGATGGGATCAACGACGCTCCGGCGCTTGCCAGCGCTGATGTGGGCATTGCCATGGGAGTGGCAGGGACGGATGTAGCACTCGAAACGGCCGACATTGCGCTCATGTCCGATGATCTCTTAAAAATACCGGAGGCCATCTCTCTTTCTCGACGTACGCTCACAGCCATTCGACAAAACGTCGTGATTGCTCTCGCCACCGTTGCAGGACTTCTTGGGGCCGTTTTCTATGGGGCCGTTGGCATGGCTGGGGGAATGCTCATCCATGAGGCCTCCGTTCTCGTGGTGACGGTCAACGGAATGCGTCTTCTGGCCCCGACGGACCGGCCCACCGGCTGA
- a CDS encoding heavy-metal-associated domain-containing protein, which yields MQTTLRSQDLSCPSCVETVETSLTGTEGVNDATVHFNTGRIEVEYDADHLTEADLVAVVERAGYEAEVSAF from the coding sequence ATGCAGACCACGCTTCGCAGTCAAGACTTGTCGTGTCCGTCGTGTGTGGAAACTGTCGAGACGTCGCTTACCGGTACGGAAGGAGTGAACGACGCCACGGTACACTTCAACACCGGCCGGATTGAGGTGGAATACGACGCCGATCATTTAACGGAGGCCGACCTCGTAGCGGTGGTCGAGCGGGCCGGGTATGAGGCGGAAGTATCGGCATTCTGA
- a CDS encoding heavy metal-responsive transcriptional regulator, whose translation MSTLTTGEIAERTDVNIHTVRYYEEKELLPPVPRSAAGHRQFGDEHVSHIRFIKRAKQLGFTLSEIRELLSLRAAPDAGTDIREKTQAKIEEVESKIQDLRRIREKLVELDEACDAHSDPSECRVLHALEGPEGTGGESSVDLDAPSTDSDPTT comes from the coding sequence ATGTCGACCCTGACGACGGGGGAAATTGCTGAACGTACGGATGTGAATATACACACCGTCCGATACTACGAGGAGAAGGAGCTCCTGCCTCCCGTTCCGCGGAGTGCGGCCGGGCATCGTCAGTTTGGTGACGAGCACGTGTCCCACATTCGGTTCATCAAGCGGGCGAAGCAACTTGGCTTCACGCTCAGCGAAATTCGAGAGCTGCTTTCCCTTCGGGCCGCGCCCGATGCCGGGACGGACATTCGGGAGAAGACCCAGGCAAAGATTGAGGAGGTAGAGTCCAAGATTCAGGACCTCCGTCGGATTCGGGAGAAGCTTGTGGAACTGGATGAAGCCTGTGACGCCCATAGTGATCCCAGTGAATGCCGCGTGCTCCATGCCCTCGAAGGACCGGAGGGAACGGGAGGCGAGTCTTCTGTCGATCTAGATGCACCCTCCACCGATTCGGATCCAACCACTTGA
- a CDS encoding Rrf2 family transcriptional regulator, translating into MLLSNSCEYGLRALLYLSAEEGEGYVSLREISKRLDISFAFLGKIFQSLNESELTTSRRGPSGGVALARDPTTITLYEVVVALDGEELFTECVLGLPGCGEQEPCPLHQSWAQQRDQLELLFRRATLAETAQETKEQNYRLTSTIAGDELT; encoded by the coding sequence ATGCTTCTCTCAAATAGCTGCGAGTATGGACTTCGCGCGCTCCTGTACCTTTCTGCCGAAGAGGGAGAAGGGTACGTTTCGCTCCGCGAGATCAGCAAGCGACTCGATATCTCGTTCGCCTTTCTCGGCAAGATTTTTCAATCCCTAAATGAGTCAGAGTTGACGACGTCCCGGCGTGGGCCGAGCGGCGGAGTAGCCCTGGCGCGCGATCCCACGACCATAACGCTTTATGAAGTGGTGGTTGCGCTGGATGGGGAGGAGTTGTTTACGGAGTGCGTACTGGGCTTGCCAGGATGCGGGGAGCAAGAGCCCTGTCCACTTCATCAGTCCTGGGCCCAGCAACGGGATCAGTTGGAACTCCTTTTTCGACGGGCCACTCTGGCCGAGACTGCACAGGAGACGAAAGAGCAAAACTACCGGCTCACCAGCACAATTGCGGGTGACGAGTTGACGTAG